From Novipirellula galeiformis, the proteins below share one genomic window:
- a CDS encoding DUF6800 family protein, with translation MPSGIERVREIRRLRKRRKKTRNLIERAKKGTMEKAEVIRKLRRMTPGADVIIEREGLKA, from the coding sequence ATGCCATCTGGTATTGAACGCGTCCGTGAGATCCGTCGTCTTCGCAAACGTCGCAAAAAGACCCGTAATTTGATCGAACGAGCAAAGAAGGGCACGATGGAAAAAGCGGAAGTGATTCGAAAACTTCGCCGTATGACTCCCGGCGCTGACGTGATCATCGAGCGCGAAGGCTTGAAGGCTTAA
- the topA gene encoding type I DNA topoisomerase gives MAKSTGKSLVIVESPAKARTISKYLGKGYQVEASIGHIRDLPGGAKEMPEKYKKEPWAYLGVNTENDFEPIYIVPDDKKKQVSKLKAALKDADSLYLATDEDREGEAISWHLHEILKPKVPVHRLVFHEITKDAIQNAIENPREIDGGLVDAQETRRILDRLYGYDVSQLLWKKVGRGLSAGRVQSVAVRLIVQRERERIAFVDSTYWDLEAVFDTRNKDSFSATLASLDGRKIPSGKDFDSENGKLKNPDLLQMTEAEANALAERLRGAEFKVTKVEVKPFTERPKAPFTTSTLQQEANRKMGFTARRTMQAAQRLYENGYITYMRTDSTTLSKEALDASRNLVRSEYGDSFLHPSVRVYANKVKNAQEAHEAIRPAGTPFRLPEAVRGELDSDQFRIFELIWKRTIACQMADAKKQRIGVTIEGGGATFTASGTSILFEGFLRAYVEGSDDPEAELANKERLLPAMSEQDPLDAKQLDPKGHTTQPPARFSEASLTRTLEEKGIGRPSTFASIIDTIQKRDYVYKKGNALVPSWTAFSVIRLLETHLGPLVDYEFTAQMEDFLDTISRKEAERLEYLKRFYFGDADSTLVDDHSSIGLKKRLEAKVEEIDPRVTAMFSMGTPTEGEFREEVFVRVGKYGPFIEQGERRGSIPDGLAPDEINLAKALELIEQSQVEDEPIGIHPETGKPIYVKVGRFGAYIQLGENDDEEKRNQSLLKGMEVSDLTLEMACQLLTLPRTLGNNPENGEPIQAFDGRYGPYIKCEKDTRSLPAGVSPLEVTLEEAITLLKQPKTRGRAAPKEPIKKFEKPSPITEGEVKILEGRFGPYVTDGETNASLRKGMDAAEMTFEAALDLLAERAAKGPTKKKKKKATKKKGAAPKKKAAKKKTAKKKTAKKKAAKKATAKKKGVAKNES, from the coding sequence ATGGCTAAAAGCACGGGCAAAAGTTTGGTGATTGTCGAATCACCAGCCAAAGCACGCACGATCTCGAAATACTTGGGCAAAGGCTACCAAGTCGAAGCAAGTATTGGGCATATCCGGGACCTCCCCGGGGGTGCGAAAGAGATGCCGGAAAAATACAAAAAAGAACCTTGGGCCTATCTCGGGGTGAATACGGAAAACGACTTTGAGCCGATCTATATCGTTCCGGACGACAAGAAAAAGCAGGTCAGCAAGCTCAAAGCCGCTTTAAAAGATGCCGACAGCCTCTATCTCGCGACGGACGAAGACCGCGAAGGAGAAGCGATCAGTTGGCATTTACACGAGATCTTGAAGCCGAAAGTACCGGTTCATCGACTCGTTTTCCATGAAATCACCAAGGATGCGATTCAAAACGCGATTGAAAACCCTCGCGAAATCGACGGCGGGCTGGTCGACGCCCAAGAAACCCGCCGCATCCTCGACCGACTCTACGGCTACGACGTTTCGCAGTTGCTGTGGAAGAAAGTGGGGCGTGGATTGAGTGCCGGGCGAGTCCAGAGTGTCGCGGTGCGGTTGATCGTTCAACGCGAACGCGAGCGGATTGCGTTTGTCGACTCGACTTACTGGGATCTCGAAGCGGTCTTTGATACGAGGAACAAGGACTCGTTTTCGGCGACGTTGGCTTCGCTTGATGGCCGTAAAATCCCATCGGGGAAAGATTTTGATTCCGAAAACGGAAAATTGAAAAATCCCGACCTGCTGCAAATGACCGAAGCCGAAGCGAACGCATTGGCTGAGCGACTTCGCGGCGCGGAATTCAAGGTCACCAAAGTCGAAGTCAAACCGTTCACCGAGCGTCCCAAGGCTCCGTTTACCACCAGTACGCTGCAGCAGGAAGCGAACCGCAAAATGGGCTTTACCGCTCGGCGGACGATGCAAGCGGCTCAGCGGTTGTATGAAAACGGTTACATCACTTACATGCGTACCGACTCGACTACGCTTAGCAAAGAAGCGCTCGATGCATCACGCAATTTGGTGCGCAGCGAGTATGGCGATTCGTTCTTGCACCCGAGTGTCCGCGTGTACGCCAACAAGGTCAAAAACGCTCAAGAGGCTCACGAAGCGATTCGTCCCGCAGGCACCCCGTTCCGTTTGCCCGAGGCGGTTCGCGGTGAACTCGATTCGGACCAATTCCGCATCTTCGAATTGATTTGGAAGCGTACGATCGCGTGCCAGATGGCCGACGCCAAGAAGCAACGTATCGGCGTGACGATCGAAGGCGGCGGCGCGACGTTCACGGCTAGTGGAACGAGCATCTTGTTCGAAGGCTTTTTGCGTGCGTACGTCGAGGGCAGCGATGATCCCGAAGCCGAATTGGCAAACAAAGAACGGTTGCTGCCGGCGATGTCTGAACAGGATCCGCTTGACGCAAAGCAGTTGGATCCCAAGGGACACACCACTCAGCCGCCTGCTCGTTTCAGCGAAGCCTCGCTGACGCGAACGCTTGAAGAGAAGGGGATCGGGCGTCCGAGTACGTTTGCTTCGATCATCGATACGATTCAAAAACGTGATTACGTCTACAAAAAGGGGAACGCGCTAGTCCCAAGTTGGACTGCATTTAGCGTGATTCGCCTATTGGAAACGCATCTCGGGCCGTTGGTGGATTACGAGTTCACCGCCCAGATGGAAGACTTTCTCGACACCATTAGCCGCAAAGAAGCGGAGCGTCTCGAGTATCTCAAGCGATTCTATTTTGGGGACGCCGACAGCACTCTTGTCGACGACCATAGCTCGATCGGTTTGAAGAAGCGATTGGAAGCGAAGGTCGAAGAAATCGACCCTCGCGTCACGGCAATGTTCTCGATGGGAACGCCGACCGAAGGTGAGTTTCGCGAGGAGGTCTTTGTGCGAGTCGGCAAGTACGGCCCGTTCATTGAACAAGGGGAGCGACGCGGCTCGATTCCCGATGGCTTGGCGCCCGATGAAATCAACCTTGCCAAAGCGTTGGAGTTGATCGAGCAGAGCCAGGTCGAAGACGAACCGATTGGGATCCACCCCGAAACGGGCAAGCCGATTTACGTCAAAGTGGGCCGCTTTGGCGCCTACATCCAACTCGGCGAAAACGACGACGAGGAAAAACGTAACCAATCGCTACTCAAGGGCATGGAGGTCAGCGACTTGACCTTGGAAATGGCCTGCCAATTGTTGACGCTACCGCGAACGCTCGGCAATAACCCTGAAAATGGTGAGCCGATTCAAGCGTTTGATGGCCGCTATGGACCGTACATCAAGTGCGAAAAGGACACTCGCTCGTTGCCCGCCGGCGTTTCGCCGTTGGAGGTCACGCTCGAGGAAGCGATCACGCTTTTGAAGCAACCCAAAACGCGCGGCCGTGCGGCGCCCAAGGAACCGATCAAGAAATTTGAAAAGCCATCTCCGATTACCGAGGGCGAAGTCAAAATTCTGGAAGGTCGATTTGGGCCTTATGTCACCGACGGCGAAACGAACGCCTCGCTGAGAAAGGGCATGGACGCGGCCGAGATGACGTTCGAAGCGGCGCTTGATTTGTTGGCCGAACGGGCTGCGAAGGGGCCGACGAAGAAGAAAAAGAAGAAAGCCACCAAGAAAAAAGGAGCGGCTCCGAAAAAGAAAGCCGCCAAGAAAAAGACCGCGAAAAAGAAAACTGCGAAAAAGAAGGCCGCCAAGAAGGCAACCGCCAAGAAAAAAGGCGTTGCCAAGAACGAGTCTTAA
- a CDS encoding YeeE/YedE thiosulfate transporter family protein: MATTTPEIEPETPPVETQKLPAAASGQTLALGLMFGIIFGFLLQKGGVAKYHVLIGQLLLEDFTVLKVMLSAVVVGSIGIHFLHRMGWVQLHVKPTRYASNALGGLLFGVGFALSAYCPGTGAAALGQGNYDALFMMLGMVVGSYLFAEASGWISRHLDRIGDRGKLTLHDWIHANRTLVVLAQAVVLGIVLAIVEMFAVR, from the coding sequence ATGGCGACCACGACCCCAGAGATTGAACCGGAAACCCCACCCGTCGAAACGCAAAAACTGCCTGCGGCTGCCTCGGGGCAAACCCTTGCGCTAGGTCTGATGTTCGGCATCATCTTTGGTTTTCTGCTGCAGAAGGGGGGCGTTGCAAAATACCATGTTTTGATCGGTCAATTGCTGCTCGAGGACTTTACCGTATTAAAAGTCATGTTATCCGCGGTCGTGGTCGGTTCAATCGGCATTCATTTTCTGCATCGCATGGGTTGGGTTCAACTGCATGTCAAACCGACACGCTACGCTTCGAACGCGCTCGGCGGTCTGCTGTTTGGCGTTGGTTTCGCCCTCTCAGCTTATTGTCCCGGAACCGGGGCCGCCGCACTGGGGCAAGGAAACTACGACGCCCTGTTCATGATGCTCGGAATGGTGGTGGGATCGTATTTGTTCGCTGAAGCATCCGGTTGGATCAGCCGTCATCTCGACAGAATCGGTGACCGAGGCAAGCTTACGTTGCATGATTGGATCCACGCCAATCGGACGCTGGTCGTGCTGGCCCAGGCTGTTGTTCTCGGTATCGTTTTGGCCATTGTCGAAATGTTCGCAGTGCGTTAA
- a CDS encoding YeeE/YedE thiosulfate transporter family protein: MMSATTAPMLAVVDPLQYSGPAWSPYLVGGLIGVLSMLTFYFSKKPIGASTAYARVAGMIGERVAPQHTRSLKYFQSNPPRIGWELMLVVGVILGAFLAAWSGSELTGRLLPEMWQDRFGTDSATLRMAVALVGGIMMAFGARMAGGCTSGHGISGTLQLAIGSWVSAICFFIGGIIAAMLMFAV; encoded by the coding sequence ATGATGTCCGCCACAACCGCTCCGATGTTAGCTGTCGTCGACCCGCTGCAATACTCAGGACCCGCTTGGTCACCTTATCTAGTGGGCGGCTTAATCGGCGTGCTTTCGATGTTGACCTTCTATTTCTCGAAGAAGCCGATAGGCGCATCGACTGCGTACGCCCGCGTTGCTGGCATGATCGGCGAGCGAGTCGCCCCTCAGCACACTCGATCGCTGAAATATTTCCAGAGCAATCCGCCACGGATTGGCTGGGAATTGATGTTGGTCGTTGGCGTCATTCTCGGCGCGTTTCTAGCGGCTTGGAGTGGTAGTGAATTGACGGGCCGATTGCTGCCGGAGATGTGGCAGGATCGGTTCGGCACCGACAGTGCGACGTTGCGAATGGCAGTCGCGCTGGTGGGCGGGATCATGATGGCTTTCGGAGCTCGCATGGCGGGTGGATGTACCAGCGGGCATGGCATTAGCGGGACGTTGCAACTTGCGATCGGTTCGTGGGTTTCGGCAATCTGCTTTTTCATCGGCGGCATCATTGCTGCGATGTTGATGTTTGCCGTTTAG
- a CDS encoding MBL fold metallo-hydrolase, which translates to MFVLESILTDGIAQLSYLVGDTATGHAAVIDPRTDVEIYLQLAREHGLSITHIFETHIHADFVSGSRSLADQVGTAKIYLSGEQANYQFDGEPVFDGQQFDFGSFLLTARHTPGHTPEHLAYEVCESKHADTPWAVFTGDSLFVGSAGRPDLLGAAETGALAEKLYATLYDYFLSLDDFVAIYPGHGAGSACGADIGDRLVSTIGYERRTNTFLKFPNFDAFRKFVVEDAPPAPWHYAELKKVNSAGPAVMSRLPTIAALPPDEFRKVAREPGLSIIDTRSMLAFGGGHVPGAINIGNRPEMSAWVGQMFDLDQRLLLVLDEDRDAESIQRLIVRTGHAQFAGYLAGGMKAWEMAGLPIESLSQIPVAELRAQQTNGSPLKILDVRSPEEWKSGHIPGAQHHFIGEMRDRITGLDKETPYATYCASGYRASIAASLMRSRGFKDVSNVPGSWSAWSAAGFPAEK; encoded by the coding sequence ATGTTCGTTCTTGAATCCATCCTCACCGATGGCATTGCACAACTTTCTTACTTGGTAGGAGACACTGCGACCGGGCATGCGGCGGTGATTGATCCACGCACCGATGTGGAGATCTATTTGCAGCTTGCTCGAGAACATGGACTTTCGATTACTCATATTTTCGAAACGCACATTCACGCTGATTTTGTGAGTGGAAGTCGGTCGCTTGCCGACCAAGTTGGTACCGCAAAGATCTATCTCAGCGGAGAGCAAGCCAACTACCAATTCGATGGGGAACCCGTCTTTGATGGTCAGCAGTTTGACTTTGGTTCATTCCTGTTGACCGCTCGGCATACACCGGGACATACGCCAGAGCACCTCGCGTACGAAGTGTGCGAAAGCAAGCATGCGGACACACCCTGGGCGGTGTTCACGGGAGACTCATTGTTCGTGGGGTCCGCTGGGCGTCCCGATTTGCTTGGCGCCGCTGAGACCGGTGCGCTTGCGGAAAAATTGTATGCGACGCTGTACGACTACTTTCTGAGCCTTGATGATTTCGTCGCGATCTACCCAGGCCATGGTGCGGGGTCCGCCTGTGGCGCGGACATCGGAGATCGATTGGTCAGCACGATCGGGTATGAGCGAAGAACCAATACGTTTCTGAAATTCCCCAATTTTGACGCGTTTCGCAAATTTGTTGTGGAAGACGCCCCGCCGGCTCCTTGGCATTACGCGGAGCTGAAGAAAGTCAACTCAGCGGGTCCCGCCGTGATGTCGCGTCTGCCTACGATTGCCGCATTGCCGCCGGATGAATTCCGCAAAGTGGCTCGTGAACCGGGCTTGAGTATCATCGATACGCGATCAATGCTGGCGTTTGGTGGCGGCCACGTGCCGGGGGCGATCAACATCGGCAATCGTCCTGAAATGTCCGCATGGGTTGGCCAAATGTTTGATCTTGATCAACGGCTCCTGTTGGTTCTCGATGAGGATCGCGATGCAGAATCGATCCAGCGTTTGATCGTCCGCACTGGGCATGCTCAATTCGCTGGCTACTTGGCGGGAGGAATGAAGGCCTGGGAGATGGCCGGACTACCGATCGAGAGTTTGTCGCAAATCCCAGTCGCCGAGTTGCGAGCACAGCAAACCAATGGATCGCCTTTGAAAATCTTGGATGTCCGTTCACCCGAAGAATGGAAATCAGGACACATCCCGGGTGCCCAGCACCATTTCATTGGAGAGATGCGGGATCGAATCACAGGACTCGACAAAGAAACACCGTACGCAACCTACTGTGCCAGCGGTTACCGGGCGAGTATCGCGGCGAGTTTGATGCGATCGCGAGGATTTAAAGACGTCTCCAATGTGCCCGGCAGTTGGAGTGCATGGTCCGCGGCGGGGTTTCCCGCTGAGAAGTAA
- a CDS encoding YXWGXW repeat-containing protein, with the protein MTYLDFRNRFGVLVLGAGLIVPITFASQSFAQPPTPTVEVGDNRPAPNSATFEDAKSDFSEGIEYLTRGPLHEAFAGPYKVDPIPGPVVAKEPPEPIDELPPEYRPSGKDVVWIPGYWGWDDERDDFIWVSGVWRDLPPGQQWVPGYWHSQAEGYQYVGGFWARSEVANVDYLPSPPESLEQGPASPAPGENYFYIPGNWVYRSNDYQWQPGFWSVGQENWVWIPAQYVWTPRGCVYQAGYWDYDVAHRGVAFTPVYYSQPLYRNAGYSYRPRYTIDTGIGLFVHLFTRPSHSHYYFGDYYGSRYANHYQPWATHYRGQGHYDPFYSHYSYRSRRGNDTNLISWITNQYQTFERDERYRPARTIAAQRDFVRQNRDAQIDPTTLRLSSVGDVLSDLANSGDSNWNLQRLGQDEVKRVRDSLDPLRRLERDRLSIESKLDDRGSVDAPELNLDVATKAEANIDRSAPLSEGSEKKRDANRGEVQQRANAEGRGRLRLPGRAVERATRDNDAAPNLGEATRDRASNLGEAARDVLNRGNSRANEQRDANRQVDPANAMRPARPQDWPSPTPRDFKRNLPNRPRVDGSRIQPNAPAGTPARERNNTPGKRGIQVPEGPNGPRGLLPSNPALDGKGGVRPGARNPKASDSVAPSVEGALNRATEGATGGGNAVSDVLGGVLGG; encoded by the coding sequence GTGACATACCTAGACTTCCGCAACCGTTTCGGCGTGCTTGTGTTAGGCGCCGGTTTGATTGTCCCCATCACCTTTGCGTCGCAGAGTTTCGCGCAACCGCCGACACCGACGGTCGAAGTGGGCGACAATCGTCCGGCACCCAACAGTGCGACTTTTGAGGATGCCAAGTCGGACTTCTCCGAAGGCATTGAATATCTGACAAGAGGTCCGTTGCATGAAGCGTTTGCAGGACCGTACAAGGTCGATCCCATCCCCGGGCCGGTGGTTGCAAAAGAGCCGCCAGAGCCGATCGACGAATTGCCGCCCGAATACCGTCCCTCGGGTAAGGACGTGGTGTGGATTCCAGGCTATTGGGGTTGGGATGATGAGCGAGATGATTTCATTTGGGTCAGTGGCGTGTGGCGTGACTTGCCGCCGGGCCAGCAATGGGTGCCAGGCTATTGGCACTCGCAGGCCGAAGGCTACCAGTACGTAGGAGGCTTTTGGGCGCGCAGCGAAGTAGCGAATGTCGACTACCTACCATCGCCACCGGAGTCGCTCGAACAAGGGCCAGCCTCGCCCGCGCCCGGCGAAAACTATTTTTACATCCCAGGCAACTGGGTATATCGGTCGAACGATTACCAATGGCAGCCCGGTTTTTGGTCGGTCGGACAAGAAAATTGGGTTTGGATTCCAGCCCAGTACGTTTGGACGCCGCGTGGATGTGTTTACCAAGCCGGCTATTGGGACTATGACGTCGCCCATCGCGGCGTTGCATTCACGCCCGTTTACTATTCGCAACCTCTGTATCGGAATGCGGGGTACTCGTATCGACCACGGTATACGATCGACACAGGGATTGGTTTGTTTGTCCATCTGTTTACCCGCCCCAGCCATAGCCATTACTACTTTGGTGACTATTACGGATCGCGGTATGCCAATCACTATCAACCTTGGGCGACGCATTATCGCGGGCAAGGTCACTATGATCCTTTCTATTCGCACTACAGCTATCGGTCACGACGTGGCAACGATACGAATTTGATTAGCTGGATTACGAACCAGTATCAAACGTTCGAAAGGGATGAACGCTATCGTCCCGCCCGAACGATCGCGGCGCAACGAGACTTCGTGCGACAAAACCGGGACGCGCAAATTGATCCGACAACCTTACGACTAAGCTCCGTGGGCGATGTGTTAAGCGATTTAGCTAATTCCGGTGACTCGAACTGGAATTTACAGCGACTCGGACAGGATGAGGTTAAGCGAGTCCGCGACTCTCTTGATCCGCTACGACGACTCGAACGCGATCGGCTCTCCATCGAAAGCAAATTAGACGATCGTGGCAGTGTGGATGCACCGGAGTTAAACCTTGATGTCGCCACCAAGGCGGAGGCCAATATTGATCGCTCGGCTCCCTTAAGTGAAGGCTCGGAGAAGAAGCGTGACGCAAATCGCGGTGAGGTTCAGCAACGAGCTAACGCCGAGGGACGCGGACGACTGCGGCTACCGGGCCGCGCCGTAGAGCGAGCAACTCGCGACAACGACGCGGCGCCGAATTTGGGTGAGGCGACTCGCGACCGGGCATCGAACTTGGGCGAGGCGGCTCGCGATGTTTTAAACCGAGGCAATTCACGAGCCAACGAGCAACGCGATGCCAATCGGCAAGTTGATCCGGCCAATGCCATGCGACCGGCACGTCCCCAGGATTGGCCGTCTCCGACGCCACGTGACTTCAAACGCAACCTGCCCAATCGTCCGCGCGTCGACGGTTCGAGAATCCAACCCAATGCTCCCGCGGGGACCCCGGCGCGTGAGCGAAACAACACGCCGGGCAAGCGAGGCATTCAAGTTCCTGAAGGTCCGAATGGCCCTCGAGGCTTGCTGCCGAGCAACCCGGCTCTCGATGGCAAAGGTGGCGTCCGTCCAGGTGCCCGCAACCCCAAAGCCAGCGACTCGGTGGCACCGTCCGTTGAAGGCGCATTGAACAGGGCGACCGAAGGGGCGACCGGTGGCGGCAATGCGGTAAGCGATGTGCTCGGAGGGGTTTTGGGCGGGTAG
- a CDS encoding zinc ribbon domain-containing protein: MTAPLNHVTCPHCGNDVDDRAPACPKCGEKIYVISPGDITPTRHPPDNTPSPRNDDQ, from the coding sequence ATGACCGCCCCACTGAACCACGTGACCTGTCCCCATTGTGGAAACGACGTGGATGATCGAGCTCCCGCGTGCCCCAAGTGCGGCGAGAAGATCTACGTCATCTCACCGGGCGACATCACCCCCACCCGACATCCCCCCGACAATACGCCGTCCCCCCGCAACGATGACCAATGA
- a CDS encoding Gfo/Idh/MocA family protein: MPKLSRRQFTSAAAATMAAASLPRPQRHAHAVSPNEKLGVCVVGVNSRGNEHIRGFNHDPRTEIRAIVDIDESVGKQRVARVSEMQGSKPEFFTDVRDALEMQGLDILTCATPNHWHALMGVWAMQAGKDVYIEKPISHNIHEGRALVAAAQKYGRMFQTGTQSRSSSACQDAVKFIAEGGIGEVNFARGLCYKRRKSIGPLGDYPIPEKVNFDLWSGPASFTDPKVTRQRFHYDWHWQRHYGNGDLGNQGPHQTDIARWGLNLNRHPNSIITYGGRLGYQAERKDPNYVDAGDTGNTEISIYDYGDKCIVFETLGLDCSTTSGDEIDTFFGAGKGNKIGVIFYGTEGYIAQTTYAHCTVFDKNKKKVKEFRAKGNVGDDHFANFIDACKSRDASKLNADALTGHLSAGVSHLGNISYYLGEDNRASVEEISNAIAKVKSLDDNQATLERTAQHLTANGVDLAKTPMSLGASLKFDPETERFIDNDAANAMLTREYRSGFEVPSAENV, encoded by the coding sequence ATGCCAAAACTATCTCGACGTCAATTCACCTCGGCCGCCGCGGCGACGATGGCCGCCGCTTCGCTGCCACGTCCGCAGCGTCACGCACACGCAGTCAGCCCCAATGAAAAACTTGGGGTTTGTGTTGTTGGGGTCAATAGCCGCGGCAACGAGCATATTCGCGGTTTCAATCACGATCCTCGTACCGAGATCCGTGCGATCGTCGATATCGACGAAAGCGTCGGCAAGCAACGTGTCGCTCGGGTCAGCGAGATGCAGGGCAGCAAGCCTGAGTTCTTTACCGATGTGCGTGATGCACTCGAAATGCAAGGACTCGACATCCTCACCTGTGCCACTCCTAACCACTGGCACGCGCTGATGGGTGTGTGGGCGATGCAAGCCGGGAAGGACGTCTATATCGAAAAACCGATTAGCCATAACATCCACGAAGGTCGTGCTCTCGTCGCCGCTGCCCAAAAGTACGGACGCATGTTCCAAACCGGAACGCAGTCACGCAGTAGCAGCGCTTGCCAAGATGCGGTCAAGTTCATTGCCGAAGGTGGGATTGGGGAAGTCAATTTTGCTCGCGGATTGTGCTACAAACGACGCAAGTCGATTGGCCCATTGGGCGACTATCCGATTCCTGAAAAAGTCAACTTTGACTTGTGGAGCGGTCCGGCATCCTTCACCGACCCGAAAGTCACTCGCCAACGTTTTCACTACGATTGGCACTGGCAACGCCATTACGGCAACGGCGATTTAGGCAACCAAGGCCCTCACCAAACCGACATTGCACGATGGGGCTTGAACCTCAATCGACATCCCAATTCGATCATCACCTACGGTGGTCGATTGGGTTACCAAGCCGAGCGCAAAGACCCCAATTACGTCGATGCCGGAGACACCGGAAACACCGAGATCTCGATCTACGATTACGGTGATAAATGCATCGTCTTCGAAACCCTCGGTCTGGATTGCTCGACAACATCGGGTGACGAGATCGATACCTTCTTTGGTGCTGGAAAGGGCAACAAGATCGGCGTCATTTTCTACGGCACCGAAGGCTACATTGCTCAAACGACCTACGCGCACTGCACCGTGTTCGACAAGAACAAAAAGAAGGTCAAGGAGTTCCGGGCGAAGGGCAATGTGGGCGACGACCACTTCGCGAACTTCATCGATGCCTGCAAATCTCGCGATGCCTCGAAATTGAACGCCGATGCATTGACCGGTCACTTGTCAGCCGGTGTCAGCCATCTGGGGAACATTTCGTACTACCTCGGTGAAGACAACCGGGCATCGGTCGAAGAGATCAGCAACGCCATCGCGAAGGTCAAGAGTCTCGATGACAATCAAGCGACGCTTGAACGAACGGCCCAACATTTGACCGCCAATGGTGTCGATCTCGCCAAGACTCCAATGTCACTCGGCGCGTCCTTGAAGTTTGACCCCGAAACCGAACGCTTCATCGATAACGATGCGGCAAACGCCATGTTGACACGAGAGTATCGCAGCGGTTTCGAAGTGCCGTCGGCCGAGAACGTGTAA
- a CDS encoding transposase, which produces MTRPPRAEQFTPDEVCIVHAVQRCVRRAYLAGVDPISGKDYSNRREWIRRRMEALASVLAIDVLSYAVMSNHMHLILRNRPDVVADWTDNEVALRWLKVFPGRRLEEHLAEPTEIDVQTLCRDKTRLTTIRQRLSDISWFMRALSEPIARRANKVDECTGHFWEGRFKAQRIVDDAGLLACSMYIDLNPVRAAMADSPDHSPHTSAFDRIEAGKGKEIESAAFDLIPVPTAEAGKKLCETPLDELHQQRRVKRHKSTGRKVLRDGWLAPLTLQPNTLSTDPQTHKAGFRSSDRGFLSLSLGDYLRLLRWTARQGVGGKKLPAALAKILTALGIDASMWRDLVWHWKQHFGKSSCVGRPESMRANAERTGHHWHRGQTSASSCFV; this is translated from the coding sequence ATGACGCGACCGCCTCGTGCCGAACAATTCACGCCCGATGAAGTGTGTATCGTCCATGCAGTACAGCGTTGTGTTAGACGTGCGTACCTTGCAGGCGTCGATCCAATCAGTGGCAAAGACTATTCCAATCGCCGTGAATGGATCCGCAGGCGAATGGAAGCTTTGGCGTCGGTTCTTGCCATTGACGTGCTCTCCTACGCCGTCATGAGCAACCATATGCACCTGATTCTCCGCAACCGGCCCGATGTGGTGGCCGATTGGACCGACAACGAAGTCGCCCTCCGCTGGCTCAAAGTCTTTCCAGGCCGTCGACTCGAAGAGCACCTGGCCGAACCGACCGAAATTGACGTCCAGACGCTTTGCCGCGACAAGACGCGATTGACCACCATTCGGCAACGTTTATCAGACATCTCGTGGTTCATGCGAGCACTCTCTGAGCCGATTGCCCGCAGGGCCAACAAGGTTGACGAGTGTACCGGGCATTTTTGGGAGGGGCGTTTTAAAGCCCAACGCATCGTTGACGATGCCGGCCTGTTGGCCTGCAGCATGTACATCGACCTGAACCCAGTTAGGGCTGCGATGGCTGATTCCCCCGACCATTCGCCACACACCTCGGCATTCGACCGCATCGAAGCGGGAAAGGGCAAGGAGATCGAATCGGCGGCCTTCGATTTGATCCCCGTTCCGACCGCAGAGGCAGGAAAGAAGCTCTGTGAAACACCGCTCGACGAACTACATCAGCAGCGACGTGTCAAACGTCACAAATCGACTGGACGCAAGGTGCTTCGCGACGGTTGGCTTGCTCCTTTGACGCTCCAACCGAACACGCTTTCGACCGATCCCCAAACACATAAGGCAGGCTTTCGCAGCAGCGACCGCGGTTTTCTGAGTCTTTCGCTGGGAGACTATTTGCGTCTACTGCGCTGGACCGCCCGGCAGGGCGTCGGCGGAAAGAAGCTTCCTGCGGCGTTGGCGAAAATACTAACCGCGTTAGGCATTGATGCGTCGATGTGGCGTGACTTGGTTTGGCACTGGAAGCAACATTTCGGCAAGTCGTCTTGTGTGGGGCGACCAGAATCGATGCGTGCCAATGCAGAGCGAACGGGGCACCATTGGCATCGCGGTCAAACAAGTGCATCGTCTTGCTTCGTTTGA